A stretch of Pyrenophora tritici-repentis strain M4 chromosome 7, whole genome shotgun sequence DNA encodes these proteins:
- a CDS encoding CcmA, ABC-type multidrug transport system, ATPase component, translated as MDNNQLQNTHVQEHTEGATYEAIHPNRDHIRPDNASTRSASIDDSTARNSPKLNDKGFSHTTGGVDIQRAEADFAELSKELSRASNISRRLSRVQSKQSRKQGLSTDVEKAGVEGSEDSDEQFDLEATLRGSRDQEEAAGIKAKRIGVVWDRLTVSGIGGVKNYVKTFPDAFVSFFNVFETAASILGLGKKGKEFDILKDFKGVAKPGEMVLVLGKPGSGCTTFLKVISNQRYGYTKIDGKVLYGPFESDFFEKRYRGEAVYCEEDENHHPTLTVGQTLDFALETKVPGKRPAGLSRQDFKEKVIDLMLKMFNIEHTRNTIVGNPFVRGVSGGERKRVSIAETMITGASLMSWDNSTRGLDASTAVDYARSLRVLTNIYKTTTFVSLYQASENIYKCFDKVMVIDSGRQVYFGPAQEARAYFESLGFREKPRQTTPDYLTGCTDPFEREFKPGMSEKDVPSTPDALAEAFKRSETAARLDAEMVAYKTQMEEEKHVYDDFQLAVKESKRHAPQKSVYSIPFYLQVWALAKRQFLLKWQDKFALTVSWVTSIAIAIITGTVWLDLPDTSAGAFTRGGVLFIALLFNAFQAFSELASTMLGRPIVNKHRAFTFHRPSALWIAQIGVDLLFASVQILVFSIIVYFMTNLVRDAGAFFTFFLVIVTGYLAMTLFFRTVGCLCPDFDVAIRLAATIITLFVLTSGYLIQWESEQVWLRWIFYINALGLGFAALMMNEFSRLDLTCAGNSLIPYGPNYNDINAQVCTLPGSKAGNPIVSGTDYIETSFSWHPKDLWMYYGIMIALIVGFLLANAFLGEFVKWGAGGRTVTFFVKETSELKELNAKLQEKRDKRNRKEDSSDQGSDLKIASEAVLTWEDLCYDVPVPSGQLRLLNNIYGYVKPGQLTALMGASGAGKTTLLDVLANRKNIGVISGDKLVDGKAPGIAFQRGTAYAEQLDVHEPATTVREALRFSADLRQPFETPQAEKYAYVEEVIALLEMEDIADAIIGDPESGLAVEQRKRVTIGVELAAKPELLLFLDEPTSGLDSQSAFNIVRFLRKLAAAGQAILCTIHQPNSALFENFDRLLLLQRGGQCVYFGDIGKDAHVLIDYFHRHGADCPPSANPAEWMLDAVGAGSAPRIGDRDWADIWADSEEFAEVKRYITQVKEERISAVGAAEPVEQKEYATPMSYQIKQVVRRQNLSFWRTPNYGFTRLFNHVIIALLTGLMYLQLNDSRSSLQYRVFIIFQVTVLPALILAQVEPKYAVQRMISFREQMSKAYKTFPFALSMVLAEMPYSVLCAVFFFIPLYYIPGLNSDSSRAGYQFFIILITEIFSVTLGQAIAALTPTPFIASYCNPFVIIIFALFCGVTIPKPSIPKFWRVWLYELNPFTRLIGGMIVTELHDLKVTCTSAEYNRFNAPSGQDCGTYMSDFFSSGGPGYILNNATSACEYCAYKVGDEFYQPLGYEFSNRWRDLGIFAAFIASNLVILFVAAKYLNFNKR; from the exons ATGGACAACAACCAGTTACAGAATACCCACGTGCAGGAGCACACCGAGGGTGCTACCTACGAGGCCATTCACCCAAACCGCGACCACATCAGGCCCGACAATGCCAGCACCAGAAGCGCATCCATCGACGACAGCACTGCGCGAAACTCGCCAAAGTTGAACGACAAGGGCTTTAGCCATACCACCGGTGGCGTAGACATCCAAAGGGCCGAAGCCGACTTTGCCGAGCTTTCCAAGGAACTCTCCCGCGCCAGTAACATTTCACGTCGGTTAAGTCGCGTACAAAGCAAGCAGAGTCGCAAACAGGGACTTAGCACCGATGTGGAGAAAGCGGGCGTTGAGGGGTCAGAGGACTCTGATGAACAATTCGATCTCGAGGCTACTCTAAGGGGTAGTCGTGATCAAGAAGAGGCGGCTGGGATCAAGGCCAAACGCATCGGCGTGGTCTGGGACCGTCTCACCGTCAGCGGCATTG GCGGTGTGAAGAATTATGTCAAG ACTTTCCCTGACGCCTTCGTATCCTTCTTCAATGTTTTCGAAACGGCGGCCAGTATCCTGGGGTTGGGTAAGAAGGGCAAGGAGTTCGACATCTTGAAGGACTTCAAGGGTGTCGCCAAACCGGGCGAGATGGTTTTGGTGCTTGGAAAGCCGGGTAGCGGTTGCACAACATTCCTCAAGGTCATCAGCAACCAACGATATGGATACACAAAGATTGATGGCAAAGTCCTATATGGCCCCTTTGAGTCCGATTTCTTCGAGAAGAGATATCGAGGTGAGGCTGTATACTGCGAGGAGGACGAGAACCACCACCCCACGCTTACCGTCGGTCAAACGCTCGATTTCGCACTCGAAACAAAGGTACCCGGAAAGCGACCAGCAGGACTTTCCAGACAAGATTTCAAGGAAAAGGTCATTGACCTCATGCTGAAAATGTTCAACATTGAACATACCCGCAACACCATTGTCGGCAACCCCTTCGTGCGAGGTGTGAGTGGAGGAGAGAGGAAGCGAGTTTCCATTGCAGAGACAATGATAACTGGCGCCTCATTGATGTCGTGGGATAACA GTACCAGAGGTCTCGACGCTTCCACAGCCGTCGACTACGCCCGATCGCTCAGAGTCCTCACCAACATCTACAAGACGACCACCTTCGTGTCCCTATACCAGGCTTCCGAGAACATTTACAAGTGCTTTGACAAGGTCATGGTCATCGACAGCGGACGCCAAGTATACTTTGGACCTGCCCAAGAAGCTCGTGCCTACTTCGAGAGTCTTGGATTCCGGGAGAAGCCCCGCCAAACCACTCCCGATTATCTCACTGGTTGCACGGACCCCTTCGAGCGCGAGTTCAAGCCTGGCATGAGCGAAAAGGACGTTCCTTCGACGCCCGATGCGCTCGCTGAGGCTTTCAAGCGATCCGAGACGGCTGCAAGACTGGATGCTGAAATGGTGGCCTACAAGACGcagatggaggaggagaagcACGTTTACGACGATTTCCAACTGGCCGTCAAGGAATCCAAGCGCCATGCTCCACAAAAGTCCGTCTATTCGATCCCGTTCTACCTCCAAGTGTGGGCTCTGGCCAAGCGTCAATTCCTACTCAAATGGCAGGACAAGTTCGCCTTGACTGTCTCCTGGGTTACCTCGATAGCCATTGCTATCATTACCGGTACCGTTTGGCTAGATCTCCCCGACACCTCGGCAGGCGCCTTCACTCGTGGTGGTGTTCTCTTCATTGCTCTCCTTTTCAACGCTTTCCAGGCCTTCTCTGAACTTGCATCTACCATGTTGGGAAGACCGATTGTCAACAAACACCGCGCCTTTACATTCCACCGTCCTTCAGCCCTCTGGATAGCCCAGATTGGAGTCGATCTTCTGTTTGCCTCGGTTCAGATTCTGGTCTTTTCCATCATCGTATACTTCATGACGAACTTGGTGCGAGATGCTGGAGCCTTCTTCACTTTCTTTCTGGTCATCGTCACTGGTTACCTTGCTATGACTCTGTTCTTCCGAACAGTCGGTTGTCTCTGCCCAGATTTCGACGTTGCCATTCGTCTCGCTGCCACAATCATTACCTTGTTTGTGCTAACTTCTGGCTATCTCATTCAGTGGGAATCCGAGCAAGTCTGGCTGCGTTGGATCTTCTACATCAATGCGCTCGGACTCGGCTTTGCTGCTCTCATGATGAACGAGTTTTCTCGGCTGGATCTGACTTGTGCTGGCAACTCGCTGATTCCGTATGGACCCAACTACAACGATATCAATGCTCAGGTTTGTACGCTACCTGGTAGCAAGGCCGGTAACCCAATCGTATCTGGTACCGACTATATTGAGACCTCATTCTCCTGGCACCCCAAGGACCTCTGGATGTACTACGGCATCATGATTGCTCTTATTGTGGGCTTCCTACTCGCCAACGCTTTCCTCGGAGAGTTTGTCAAGTGGGGTGCTGGTGGTCGTACAGTCACGTTCTTCGTCAAGGAGACCAGCGAACTCAAGGAACTCAATGCCAAGCTACAGGAGAAGCGTGATAAGCGCAATCGCAAAGAGGACTCCAGTGACCAGGGCTCAGACCTGAAAATCGCGTCCGAGGCTGTTCTCACATGGGAGGATCTTTGCTATGACGTCCCTGTTCCAAGCGGACAGCTCCGTCTGCTCAACAACATCTACGGTTATGTCAAGCCCGGACAACTCACGGCGCTCATGGGTGCCTCGGGCGCCGGAAAGACCACACTGCTTGATGTGCTTGCCAACCGCAAGAACATCGGTGTTATTTCTGGTGACAAGCTTGTTGATGGAAAGGCCCCCGGTATCGCCTTCCAACGTGGAACTGCCTATGCCGAACAGCTCGACGTTCACGAACCTGCTACGACCGTCCGTGAAGCCCTCCGTTTCTCTGCCGATTTGCGCCAACCCTTCGAGACGCCTCAGGCTGAAAAGTATGCGTACGTTGAAGAAGTCATCGCTCTATTGGAGATGGAGGACATTGCCGATGCCATCATTGGAGATCCCGAGAGTGGTCTAGCTGTCGAACAACGCAAACGTGTGACAATTGGTGTTGAGCTCGCTGCCAAGCCCGAGTTGCTTCTCTTCCTGGACGAACCGACTTCTGGTCTCGATTCCCAGAGTGCTTTTAACATTGTCCGTTTCCTCCGCAAGCTGGCCGCCGCTGGTCAGGCTATCCTGTGCACGATTCACCAGCCGAACTCTGCGCTTTTCGAGAACTTCGATCGACTCTTGCTCCTCCAGCGTGGCGGTCAGTGTGTTTACTTCGGTGACATTGGCAAAGACGCCCATGTCCTCATTGACTACTTCCATCGCCACGGTGCCGACTGTCCACCATCTGCAAACCCCGCCGAGTGGATGCTGGATGCTGTTGGTGCAGGTTCTGCTCCTCGTATTGGTGACCGCGACTGGGCCGATATCTGGGCTGACTCTGAGGAGTTCGCTGAGGTCAAGCGCTACATCACCCAGGTCAAGGAAGAGCGCATCTCCGCAGTCGGTGCTGCTGAACCAGTTGAACAGAAGGAATACGCAACGCCCATGTCGTACCAGATCAAGCAGGTCGTCAGACGTCAGAACTTGTCCTTCTGGCGTACTCCCAACTACGGCTTCACTCGTCTGTTCAATCACGTCATCATCGCTCTGCTCACTGGTCTCATGTACCTCCAACTTAACGACTCTCGGTCTTCCCTTCAGTACCGTGTTTTCATCATCTTCCAGGTCACCGTCCTCCCAGCCCTTATTCTcgcccaagtcgaaccaAAGTACGCGGTCCAGCGTATGATCTCTTTCCGCGAGCAGATGTCGAAAGCGTACAAGACATTCCCCTTTGCCTTGTCAATGGTTCTCGCAGAGATGCCTTACAGCGTCCTCTGTGCCGTGTTTTTCTTCATCCCGCTGTACTACATCCCCGGTCTAAACTCTGACAGCTCGCGTGCTGGATACCAGTTCTTCATCATCCTGATTACTGAGATCTTTTCTGTTACTCTGGGACAGGCTATTGCTGCTTTGACACCTACGCCATTTATCGCCTCTTACTGCAACCCCTTCGTCATT ATCATCTTCGCCCTATTCTGTGGTGTCACCATTCCCAAGCCCTCGATCCCCAAGTTCTGGCGAGTATGGCTCTACGAGCTTAACCCCTTCACGCGCCTGATCGGAGGTATGATCGTCACTGAGCTTCATGACCTCAAGGTCACATGCACATCGGCCGAGTATAACCGCTTCAACGCTCCTTCAGGACAGGACTGCGGTACATACATGAGCGACTTCTTCTCGAGTGGTGGGCCCGGCTACATCCTCAACAATGCAACTAGTGCGTGCGAGTACTGCGCCTACAAGGTTGGCGATGAGTTCTACCAACCTCTCGGCTATGAGTTCAGCAACCGATGGAGAGATTTGGGCATCTTTGCCGCCTTCATCGCTAGTAACTTGGTCATTCTTTTCGTCGCTGCAAAGTACCTCAACTTCAACAAGAGATGA
- a CDS encoding clock-controlled protein 8, whose protein sequence is MEQERPLQRPPPPAYTQHEPESLNLPSVPTHIPSHHPDHGPLPGIKSLHLPETKPRHTPHNSVEYSPRSQLDASQWGLLPAPNSATFPRAPESLPRDDIGSPMDTASVRSIQDDSMSRRETSVSMDDPDVRLAAEALSGLGNPDFVRSPTARSLTLSAREPTTEPPEPLLSLITSNHPWLGSSINGSISAYNTTKGYTPRLVQYGAELIERNIGSPMVNTVSSVGRRTGMEKSLRRYLGEGHRRPSDLEQGDGDSSRSKRQRIASPADDAMDVDDALAAASRTRGGSQSSYSESLPAYDDQRSPNYEEAVRSGDITSRKAPEQQSNTPQDRRVNWSTQLIMTTSGLGVALSETSLRSLKLCLGLLRGATTHIDSVMRALKLVLEEYEAVLRSQRQSSNTSTIDEKNQLNGTMAQMGLADSSDKDEQVRQIADRIKALSSDIWQTLQSVVQSVSRYTGGALPQNAQTVVRTQLLSVPQRWQLAGRNAGGANAAGDEVRGANRMLAFAKEGLDMMGQITAVVDGTVQSAESWLARIGRRPVGGSAAQGQGQQQGRGEEKTPLALEAGFLGGEKR, encoded by the exons ATGGAGCAAGAACGGCCACTACAACGTCCCCCGCCGCCTGCTTATACCCAACACGAGCCTGAGTCCCTAAACCTACCGTCAGTTCCGACGCATATACCGAGCCATCATCCGGACCATGGTCCGCTGCCGGGTATCAAGTCGTTGCATCTGCCCGAGACCAAGCCACGACACACACCGCACAACTCGGTAGAATATAGCCCACGGTCGCAGCTGGACGCGTCACAATGGGGTCTACTACCAGCACCAAACAGCGCCACGTTCCCGAGGGCGCCAGAAAGCCTACCGCGCGATGATATAGGGAGCCCCATGGACACGGCTAGCGTACGCAGCATCCAAGATGACAGTATGAGCAGGCGGGAGACGAGCGTCAGTATGGACGACCCGGACGTTAGGCTAGCGGCCGAGGCGCTGAGCGGGCTTGGGAATCCAG ACTTTGTGCGCTCCCCAACGGCGCGATCGCTCACACTATCTGCTCGTGAACCTACCACCGAACCACCGGAACCGCTTCTCTCGCTCATCACATCGAATCACCCGTGGCTTGGAAGCTCCATCAATGGCTCCATATCTGCTTACAACACCACCAAGGGCTACACCCCACGTCTGGTCCAGTACGGCGCAGAGCTCATTGAGCGTAACATCGGATCACCCATGGTCAATACTGTATCGTCTGTAGGTAGGAGGACAGGCATGGAGAAGAGCCTGCGGCGATATCTCGGCGAAGGACACCGACGACCTAGCGATCTCGAGCAAGGAGACGGCGACAGCTCAAGAAGCAAGAGGCAAAGAATCGCTAGCCCAGCGGACGATGCCATGGACGTGGATGATGCGCTTGCCGCAGCGTCACGAACAAGAGGCGGCTCCCAGTCGTCCTACTCTGAATCGCTTCCTGCATACGATGACCAGCGATCGCCAAACTATGAGGAGGCAGTCAGATCTGGTGACATCACATCTCGTAAAGCCCCAGAGCAACAGTCCAACACGCCACAAGACCGCCGCGTCAACTGGTCTACCCAGCTCATCATGACGACTTCTGGTCTCGGTGTCGCCCTCTCCGAAACCTCACTTCGCTCCCTAAAGCTTTGCCTCGGCCTCCTCCGCGGCGCAACCACACACATCGACTCGGTCATGCGCGCCCTCAAGCTCGTCCTAGAAGAATACGAAGCCGTCCTGCGCTCCCAACGCCAGTCCAGCAACACCAGCACCATTGACGAAAAAAACCAACTCAACGGCACAATGGCGCAAATGGGTCTCGCAGACTCCTCCGACAAGGACGAGCAAGTCCGTCAAATCGCTGACCGCATAAAAGCCCTCTCATCAGATATCTGGCAAACACTCCAATCAGTCGTTCAATCCGTATCTCGTTATACGGGCGGCGCGCTCCCCCAGAACGCACAAACCGTCGTTCGCACGCAGCTCCTTTCTGTGCCGCAGCGCTGGCAGCTCGCGGGTCGTAACGCCGGTGGTGCAAACGCGGCGGGCGATGAGGTGCGCGGTGCGAATCGCATGTTGGCATTTGCAAAGGAGGGGCTTGATATGATGGGTCAGATTACGGCGGTTGTGGATGGTACGGTGCAGAGTGCGGAGAGTTGGCTTGCGAGGATTGGGCGGAGGCCTGTTGGTGGGTCGGCCGCGCAGGGGCAAGGACAGCAGCAGGGTAGGGGAGAGGAGAAGACGCCGTTGGCGTTGGAGGCGGGGTTTTTGGGTGGGGAGAAGAGGTAG
- a CDS encoding ELO multi-domain protein, producing MGGTDWLEIGPPTLDRPFGLALWPIFEKVFEPIVGYKPQDFRFVQGETPLSTFKVCVITLITYYIVIFGGRELMRNREPFKLNFFFKVHNFYLTAISGTLLLLFAEQLIPTVARKGLFFAICDHQGGWTDKLVILYYLNYLTKFLELIDTCFLFLKKKPLTFLHTYHHGATALLCYTQLIGHTPVSWPVITLNLAVHVVMYWYYFQSARGIRIWWKKYITVGQITQFVLDLGFIYFASWTYFTSTYWPHMPNMGECAGEEFAAISGICIITSYLFLFLAFYFATYKKPVPKGRRRATSALVEMKDEKVPTVGEARRRLSITRGGAANGVATGASPNGTPNGRATRSRKA from the exons ATGGGTGGAACGGATTGGCTGGAAATTGGCCCGCCAACACTCGACCGTCCCTTCGGTCTGGCATTATGGCCCATCTTCGAGAAGGTGTTTGAGCCCATCGTAGGGTACAAGCCGCAGGATTTCCGCTTCGTACAAGGGGAGACGCCGCTTTCGACATTCAAAGTCTGTGTTATTACGCTCATCACATACTACATTGTAATCTTCGGGGGCCGGGAGCTTATGCGCAACCGTGAGCCGTTCAAGCTCAACTTTTTCTTCAAGGTGCACAACTTTTACCTCACGGCCATTAGCGGGACTCTCCTGCTGCTCTTCGCGGAGCAATTGATCCCCACGGTTGCGCGGAAAGGTCTTTTCTTCGCCATTTGCGACCACCAGGGTGGCTGGACGGATAAGCTTGTCATTCTCTACTAC CTCAACTACCTCACCAAGTTCCTCGAGCTGATCGACACGTGCTTCCTGTTTTTGAAGAAGAAGCCCTTGA CCTTCCTCCACACCTACCACCATGGCGCGACCGCTCTCCTCTGCTACACCCAGCTCATTGGACACACTCCCGTCTCATGGCCCGTCATCACCCTGAACCTGGCTGTTCACGTTGTCATGTACTGGTATTACTTCCAGAGCGCGCGAGGCATCCGCATCTGGTGGAAGAAGTACATCACCGTTGGCCAGATCACCCAGTTCGTCCTCGACCTCG GCTTCATCTACTTCGCCTCGTGGACCTACTTCACTAGCACCTACTGGCCACACATGCCCAACATGGGCGAGTGCGCTGGCGAGGAATTCGCGGCCATTTCGGGTATCTGCATCATCACGTCGTACCTATTCCTCTTCCTCGCATTCTACTTCGCCACGTACAAGAAGCCGGTGCCCAAGGGCCGTCGCAGGGCTACCAGCGCGTTGGTGGAGATGAAGGATGAGAAGGTGCCGACTGTTGGTGAAGCCCGCAGGCGTCTTTCCATCACTCGTGGTGGAGCCGCTAACGGTGTTGCTACAGGAGCCTCGCCCAATGGTACTCCCAACGGACGGGCGACCCGCAGTCGCAAGGCGTAG
- a CDS encoding serine-threonine protein phosphatase 2A codes for MKGFRQRVSEQLSRSKDKDSKSSKKKDSTSGTASPSLGASNSPSGSAQATPSSSQTQLTDARSKSQSAADGASGNIGSLQHNSQPSSGSLAGGSQSFAGQGVLSPGSVGNAGASGPGTPSRLGQPLAPSVVISPSAPHVPPPGAAETMPSDLAPPKAGQKSGIFDRLQATPKDAIEGIRTPKRQHSSRFDISDQRQRELEKLPGFHEVPPNKREELFMQKIDQCNIIFDFNDASGDMKSKEIKRLALHELLDYVANNRQVITEKMYPRVVEMFAKNLFRPIPPPMNPQGEAFDPEEDEPVLEVAWPHIQVVYEFFLRFIESQDFNTNIAKAYIDHSFVLNLLELFDSEDPRERDFLKTTLHRIYGKFLNLRSYIRRSINNVFFQFIYETERFNGIAELLEILGSIINGFALPLKEEHKLFLTRVLIPLHKVKSLSMYHPQLAYCIVQFLEKDAALTEEVVLGLLRYWPKVNSTKEVMFLNEVEDIFEVMDPAEFAKVQEPLFNQLAKSVASPHFQVAERALYFWNNEYFCNLVSDNVEVILPIMFAPLYENSKGHWNRTIHGMVYNAMKLFMEVNPQLFDDCSHDYAESQNNATQRQQSRQDRWDRLTKLAESRSNGTADKSAMRLDDSDPLSQGRLENLHLQDETAPRDRRPKEYERQGSQTSRRHHSSQGEHHVSSSARRTAGRPRSNSRPNSSSGHAVSSRAPTGRARANSGGTITRVVSS; via the exons ATGAAGGGCTTCAGGCAAAGGGTC TCCGAACAGCTCTCGCGGAGCAAGGACAAGGACAGCAAGTCATCTAAGAAGAAAGACTCGACCTCCGGGACGGCCTCGCCCTCACTCGGAGCATCCAACTCGCCCTCTGGCTCGGCTCAGGCCACGCCTTCCTCGTCGCAGACGCAGCTCACCGATGCGCGCAGCAAGAGCCAGTCGGCCGCCGATGGTGCTTCAGGCAACATTGGGTCGCTGCAGCACAACTCGCAGCCGTCATCGGGTTCTCTCGCAGGCGGCTCTCAGTCGTTTGCCGGCCAGGGTGTTCTGAGCCCTGGCAGTGTTGGCAACGCTGGCGCTTCAGGTCCAGGCACGCCTTCTAGGCTCGGGCAGCCACTGGCACCCAGCGTTGTCATCAGCCCAAGCGCTCCC CACGTTCCCCCTCCTGGTGCCGCCGAAACGATGCCGAGTGACCTTGCGCCTCCCAAGGCGGGCCAGAAGTCGGGCATATTCGACCGTCTTCAAGCAACGCCCAAGGACGCTATCGAGGGCATTCGAACGCCGAAACGCCAGCATTCGTCGCGCTTCGACATCTCAGACCAGCGCCAGCGCGAGTTGGAGAAGCTGCCCGGTTTTCACGAAGTGCCCCCCAATAAACGCGAGGAGCTCTTCATGCAAAAGATTGACCAGTGCAACATCATCTTCGATTTCAACGATGCTAGTGGTGACATGAAGTCCAAGGAGATCAAGCGCCTGGCCCTGCACGAGCTGCTCGACTATGTCGCCAACAACCGCCAGGTCATCACCGAGAAGATGTACCCGCGTGTAGTCGAGATGTTCGCCAAGAACCTCTTCCGTCCCATTCCTCCCCCTATGAACCCCCAAGGCGAGGCCTTTGATCCCGAGGAAGACGAGCCCGTCTTGGAGGTAGCGTGGCCGCACATTCAGGTCGTCTACGAGTTCTTCCTTCGTTTCATTGAGAGTCAGGATTTCAACACAAACATTGCCAAGGCATACATAGACCACAGCTTCGTGCTCAAC TTACTCGAGCTATTCGATTCTGAAGATCCCCGAGAACGCGATTTCCTCAAAACTACGCTGCATCGCATATATGGCAAATTCCTCAACCTTCGTTCGTACATTCGTCGTTCCATCAACAACGTCTTCTTTCAATTCATATACGAAACGGAGCGCTTCAACGGCATCGCTGAATTGCTCGAAATTCTTGGTTCCATCATCAACGGTTTCGCTCTGCCATTGAAGGAGGAGCACAAGCTCTTCCTCACTAGGGTGCTCATCCCGCTGCACAAAGTCAAGAGTCTGAGCATGTATCATCCACAGTTGGCGTACTGCATCGTCCAATTCTTGGAAAAAGATGCAGCGTTGACAGAAGAG GTTGTTTTGGGTCTTCTCCGATATTGGCCAAAAGTCAACAGCACCAAAGAGGTTATGTTCCTCAACGAAGTCGAAGACATATTCGAGGTTATGGACCCCGCCGAATTCGCCAAGGTGCAAGAGCCGCTCTTCAATCAATTAGCAAAGTCGGTCGCCAGCCCCCACTTCCAGGTCGCCGAGAGAGCGCTTTACTTCTGGAACAACGAATACTTCTGCAATCTTGTCAGCGATAATGTTGAAGTCATCCTGCCGATTATGTTTGCACCACTTTACGAAAACTCAAAGGGTCATTGGAACCG CACAATTCATGGTATGGTTTACAACGCCATGAAGCTTTTCATGGAAGTGAACCCACAGCTCTTCGACGACTGTTCGCATGATTATGCGGAGTCGCAGAACAACGCAACGCAAAGGCAGCAAAGTCGACAAGATCGCTGGGATCGACTTACTAAGCTTGCCGAATCACGGTCAAATGGGACGGCGGATAAGTCCGCGATGCGCTTGGACGACTCGGATCCACTGAGTCAAGGACGATTGGAGAATCTCCATCTGCAAGACGAGACGGCACCGAGAGACAGGCGGCCGAAGGAATATGAGCGTCAAGGCAGCCAAACCTCG CGCCGACACCACTCTTCGCAAGGGGAGCACCACGTGTCATCCAGTGCTCGTCGCACGGCTGGTCGACCGCGTAGCAACAGTCGCCCCAACTCTTCTTCTGGCCACGCCGTCTCGTCGCGAGCGCCCACTGGACGTGCTAGGGCGAATTCTGGGGGTACCATTACCAGGGTTGTTAGCTCGTAA